CACCTGCTGCTGGGCCTGCCCGGCGACCCGCCCGGGCCACGGCTGCTGGTGATGACCAGCGGCAACCGGGGCGGCGAGCCGATCGCCACCGGCGACGCGGAGGCCCGTGAGCGGCTGGCCGGCCTCGCCGACGCCTGGCTCGGCCACGACCGCCCGATCCACGTGCCCTGCGACGACTCGGTGGTCCGCGTCTGCGACGGCGAGGTGCTGCCGGTGCGCCGCTCCCGCGGCTACGCGCCCTTCCCCGTCGCGCTGCCGTTCCCCGTCGAGCCGGCGCTGGCCACCGGCGGCGACCTCAAGAACACCTTCTGCCTGGGCGAGGGCCGCCAGGCGTGGCTCTCGGCCCACGTCGGCGACATGGACGACCTCGCCACGCTCACCGCCTTCGAGCGCGCGGAGCGGCAGTTGGAGTCCATCACCCGGGTCGTGCCGCGGCTGCTGGCCGCCGACCGGCACCCCGGCTACCGCTCGGTGCGCTGGGCGCGCGGTGCGGCGGCGGGGCGCCCGCTGCGGCAGGTGCAGCACCACCACGCCCACGTCGCCGCCGTGATGGCCGAGAACGGCCTGGACGGCTCCCGTCCCGTCCTCGGCGTCGCCTTCGACGGCACCGGGTACGGCGACGACGGGGCTGTGTGGGGCGGCGAGTTCCTGGTCGCGGACTACGACGGGTACGAGCGCGCCGCCCATCTGGCGTACGTGCCCCTGCCCGGCGGCGACGCGGCGGTGCGCCGCCCGTACCGGATGGCGGTGGCCCACCTGCGGGCGGCCGGCCTGCCCCGGCACCCGTCGCTGCCCTGCTGCGCCGCCTGCCCGCCCGGCGAACTCGCCCTGCTGGAACGCCAGCTGGAGCTGGGCCTGAACTGCGTGCCGACGTCCAGCATGGGCCGGCTCTTCGACGCGGTCTCGGCGCTGGCCGGGGTCTGCCAGCAGGCCGGGTACGAGGCGCAGGCGGCCGTCGAGTTGGAGGCGGCTGCCTGCGCCTTCCCCGGGCCCGACGGCGTCGGCCCCGGGGGCCCGTACTCCTTTGCCCTGCGTGCCCGGCCGCGGCCGGGAGGGACCGAGGGGCCGCGGCCGGGGGGGACCGAGGGTCCGCTGCTGCTGGACCCTGCGCCGGTGCTCGCGGCCGTGGTCGCCGACGTCCGGGCCGGCGTGGCCGCGTCCGTGGTGGCCGCCCGCTTCCACGCGGCGGTCGCGGACGCCGTCCGCCGCACGTGCGGGCTGCTGCGCGAGCGCACCGGGCTGGAGACCGTGGCGCTCAGCGGCGGCGTGTTCGGCAACGTGCTGCTGGC
This portion of the Actinacidiphila yeochonensis CN732 genome encodes:
- the hypF gene encoding carbamoyltransferase HypF, whose amino-acid sequence is MTTDSPVAGPGPVRRRVTVSGVVQGVGFRPHVYGLARELALTGHVSNTDAGVVAEVEGAPEAVAAFCARVGGQAPPLAVVQGVRHEDLPPLGGAGFAIAPSVAGGGARTLVSPDTATCDACLAELRDPADRRHRHPFITCTHCGPRFTIVTGLPYDRASTTMAGFPMCAACAREYSDPADRRFHAQPVCCHDCGPRLWLDTGGGPSSGPPDPVAGARELLAAGAVVAVKGLGGYHLACDAADPRAVALLRRRKDRGAKPFALMAAGLADVAAVAAIGTAERALLTGPRRPVVLLRRHGRDAGPIAEAVAPGSADLGVMLPYTPLHHLLLGLPGDPPGPRLLVMTSGNRGGEPIATGDAEARERLAGLADAWLGHDRPIHVPCDDSVVRVCDGEVLPVRRSRGYAPFPVALPFPVEPALATGGDLKNTFCLGEGRQAWLSAHVGDMDDLATLTAFERAERQLESITRVVPRLLAADRHPGYRSVRWARGAAAGRPLRQVQHHHAHVAAVMAENGLDGSRPVLGVAFDGTGYGDDGAVWGGEFLVADYDGYERAAHLAYVPLPGGDAAVRRPYRMAVAHLRAAGLPRHPSLPCCAACPPGELALLERQLELGLNCVPTSSMGRLFDAVSALAGVCQQAGYEAQAAVELEAAACAFPGPDGVGPGGPYSFALRARPRPGGTEGPRPGGTEGPLLLDPAPVLAAVVADVRAGVAASVVAARFHAAVADAVRRTCGLLRERTGLETVALSGGVFGNVLLASAAARALREDGFTVLRHRLVPPNDGGLALGQLAVAARRPSPPGPPSGLRPGPLSGPRPSTAEGPNCAGDDPGHPVDASGRRRT